A window of Hyphomicrobiales bacterium genomic DNA:
GATCGCCGCCGTCAGCGTCGTCTTGCCATGGTCAACGTGACCAACCGTTCCGATGTTCACATGCGGCTTCGTCCGCTCAAACTTCGCTTTCGCCATCGGAGTACTCCGTTCTCTCTCTAGCGTCTTAAACCTGGGCTCCGTACGCCTTACGCGTAACGGGCCTGAACCTCATCGGCCACCGCTTGCGGGACCTGCTCGTAGTGATCGAAGACCATCGAATACTGCGCCCGACCCTGGCTCATCGAGCGCAGGGAGTTGACGTAGCCAAACATATTGGCCAGCGGCACCATCGCACTGACAACCGTGACGATACCGCGGTTTTCCGTGCCCGTGATCTGACCGCGCCGCGAGTTCAGGTCGCCGATCACGTCGCCCATGTACTCTTCCGGCGTCACCACTTCGACCTTCATCATCGGCTCGAGCAGCTTCGGACCGGCCTTGTGGATGCCTTCGCGGAACGCAGCGCGCGACGCGATTTCGAACGCCAGCACGCTGGAGTCCACGTCGTGGTAGGCACCGTCGATCAGCGTCACCTTGACGTCGACCATCGGGAAGCCAGCCAGCACACCGGACGTCATCACACTCTCGACGCCCTTCTGAACGCCCGGGATGTATTCCCGCGGAACGTTGCCGCCGACGATCTTCGACTCGAACTGGAAACCAGCACCGGCTTCACCCGGCTCGAGCACGATCTTGACCCGCGCGAACTGACCGGAACCACCGGTCTGCTTCTTGTGGGTGTAATCGACTTCGGCCTGCTTGGTGATCGTCTCGCGATAGGCCACCTGGGGCTGACCGATATTGGCTTCGACCTTGAATTCGCGCTTCATGCGATCGACGAGAATGTCGAGATGAAGCTCGCCCATGCCGGCCATGATCGTCTGGCCCGACTCTTCGTCGGTCTTGACGCGGAAGGACGGGTCTTCGGCGGCCAGGCGGTTGAGCGCAATGCCCATCTTCTCCTGGTCGGCCTTGGTCTTCGGCTCGATCGCGATCTCGATGACCGGATCCGGGAATTCCATGCGCTCGAGGATCACCGGCTTCAGCGGGTCGCACAGCGTGTCACCCGTGGTGGTGTCCTTGAGGCCTGCGATCGCGACGATGTCGCCCGCATAGGCTTCCTTGATGTCTTCGCGGTGGTTCGAGTGCATCTGCAGCATACGGCCGATGCGCTCGCGCTTTTCCTTGACCGAGTTCAGCAGCGAAATGCCGGTCTCGAGCTTGCCCGAATAGATGCGCGCGAAGGTCAAGGAACCGACGAACGGGTCGTTCATGATCTTGAACGCCAACATCGAAAGCGGCTCGTCGTCGCTCGACTTGCGAACGGTCTCTTCTTCGGTCTTGGCGTCGATACCGCGGATCGCCGGAACCTCAACCGGGGACGGCAGGAAATCGACGACAGCATCGAGAAGCGGCTGTACACCCTTGTTCTTGAACGCGGTGCCGCAAAGGATCGGCACGAACATGTTCTGACAGGTGCCCTTGCGGATCAGCGCCTTGAGCGTTTCCACACTCGGCTCTTCACCTTCGAGGTAGGCTTCCATCGCGGCTTCGTCGATCTCGACCGCAGTCTCGATCATCTTCTCGCGATATTCAACGGCCTTGTCGGCGAGATCGGCCGGAATGTCTTCCTCGTGGAATTTCGCGCCAAGCGACTCCTCGTCCCAGACAATGGCCTTCATCTTGATCAGATCGACGCAACCGCGGAATTCGGACTCAGCGCCGATCGGCAGCTGCAGCACCATCGGGGTCGCGCCGAGACGCTTCACGATCATGTCGAGGCAGCGGTAGTAGTCGGCGCCGATCTTGTCCATCTTGTTGACGAAGATCATCCGCGGGACTTTGTACTTGTCGGCCTGGCGCCAAACCGTTTCGGTCTGCGGTTCGACACCGGCGTTGGCGTCGAGAAGCGCGATCGCGCCATCGAGAACACGCAGCGAGCGCTCGACTTCAATGGTGAAGTCGACGTGGCCCGGAGTGTCGATGATGTTCAGGCGCTTGCCGTTCCACGACGTGGTGGTGGCGGCAGAGGTGATCGTGATGCCACGCTCCTGCTCCTGCTCCATCCAGTCCATGGTAGCGGCGCCGTCATGAACTTCGCCGATCTTGTGCGAACGACCCGTGTAAAAAAGGATGCGCTCGGTCGTTGTCGTCTTGCCGGCATCAATGTGAGCCATGATGCCGAAGTTGCGATAATCTTCGATGGGATGGGTGCGCGACATGACGGTGTGCTCTCGACCTTCGAATTACCAGCGATAATGCGAAAAGGCGCGGTTAGCTTCCGCCATGCGATGCGTGTCTTCACGCTTCTTCACGGCAGTTCCGCGGTTGTTGGAAGCGTCCAGCAGCTCGCCCGACAGACGCTCGACCATGGTCTTTTCGTTGCGGCTGCGGGCCGCACCAATGAGCCAGCGGATCGCAAGCGCCTGACGGCGATCGGTGCGAACCTCGACCGGCACCTGGTAGGTGGCACCACCGACGCGGCGGGAGCGAACCTCAACCGCCGGCATCACGTTTTCGAGCGCTTGGTGGAAGACCTCGATCGGGTCGTTCCGCATCTTCTCTTCGATGATGTCGAACGCGCCATAGACGATCGACTCGGCGGTCGACTTCTTGCCGTGGCGCATCACGGAATTCATGAACTTGGTCACGATGATATCGCCGAACTTCGGGTCCGGGTTGATCTCGCGTTTTTCAGCTCTGTGACGACGGGACATGCTCGTTTCTCTCGCCTGTAACTCGTAACCGGTCGGGCTTACTTCGGACGCTTGGCGCCGTACTTCGAACGACGCTGCTTGCGATCCTTGACGCCCTGCGTGTCGAGCACGCCGCGGATGATGTGGTAGCGAACGCCCGGAAGGTCCTTCACGCGGCCGCCGCGGATCATGACCACGGAGTGCTCCTGAAGGTTATGACCCTGGCCCGGAATGTAACCGATGACCTCGAAGCCGTTCGTCAGACGAACCTTGGCAACCTTACGAAGCGCCGAGTTCGGCTTCTTCGGCGTCGTCGTATAGACGCGAGTGCACACACCACGCTTCTGCGGGCAGGCCTCCATGGCCGGCACCTTGTTGCGCTTCGGCTTGTCCGTCCGCGGCTTGCGGATCAGCTGTTGAATTGTCGGCATGCCTGCCTTCCCGTACTTCCGCCTATCGATCTCACGTGATGACTCACGCGAACGAACGAGCGCCATTTCCTCAGGTTCCCCGAGAGAAGGCGCTCACAACGAACAGAGGATCACGTGCCTTTAAGGCCGCGATCGTGCGTTCGACTTGTTTCCAATTTGAACGCGACACCGTCTGAACTGCCTTGGTTCTCTTCGTGTCGAAGCGAACGCTGCGAATTCACCGCGTGTCGTGAAAGTGGGCGGAACATATGCGTATCTCTGCGGTGCGTCAACAGCCGACGTGAACTTTTTTGAAAGACTTCGCCGTAACCAGCGGCTGTCGACGCCAACTCAACGCTATTTACCGCAAATCGACGGAAAACCGGGCCGTATCGGGCAGCATACCGCGCCACCCCCGCCGACCTGCACCTGAATGCCGGGAATTCAAAAAGAAAAACGGCGGCGATGAGGTGTCATCGCCGCCGTTGAATGTTTGCCGGATACCGAGTCGAACCAGAAAACGACTCGAATCTGTCGTCAAAGCGCGGGAATCATTTAGTGATTCTCGCCTGCCCCGATTCTCATTCGACCGGCGTTGCCGGCGTCAGATCCTCGAGCGCGGCATTGACGGTCGCTGCCTGCTCCTTGCGACGCTCTTCCAGAATGAGATCGTCGCGCTGGTTGGCCACCTGGCGGATACGGTTGATCATACCGCCGGTACCGGCCGGGATAAGACGGCCGACGATGACGTTTTCCTTCAGGCCCTCAAGCGTATCGGACTTGCCCGAAACCGCGGCTTCGGTGAGAACGCGCGTGGTTTCCTGGAACGATGCCGCCGAGATGAACGACCGGGTCTGCAGGCTCGCCTTGGTGATGCCGAGCAGGACCGGGTTCGCGTGAGCCGGCTTGCGGCCCTCTTCCTCGGCCTTGGCATTGATCTCGTCGAGCTCGATACGGTCGATCTGATCGCCGTTGATCAGGCCGGTTTCGCCCGCATCGGTGATTTCGACCTTCTGCAGCATCTGGCGCACGATCACTTCGATGTGCTTGTCGTTGATGCCCACGCCCTGCAGACGATAGACCTCCTGGATTTCGTCGACCAGGTAGGAGGCCAGAGCCTCCACGCCCTTGATAGCCAGGATGTCGTGCGGCGCCGGGTTGCCGTCGAGAATGTACTCGCCCTTCTCGATGGCGTCGCCGTCCTGCAGATGAAGGTGCTTGCCCTTCGGCAGCAGGTACTCGACCGGCTCCAGACCCTCTTCCTCCGGCTCGATATAGACCCGGCGCTTGTTCTTGTAGTCGCGACCGAAGCGGATCGTGCCGCTGATTTCGGCGATGATCGCGTGGTCCTTCGGACGCCGCGCTTCGAACAGCTCCGCCACCCGCGGCAGACCGCCGGTGATGTCGCGGGTCTTGGCGCTTTCCAGCGGAATACGCGCAAGCACGTCGCCGGCCTTGACCTGGGAACCCGGATCGACCGAGAGGATGACCTCCGGCGACAGCAGGTATCGTGCATCGCTGCCCTTCGGCGTCTTGGACACCTCGCCCTTGGCGTCGAGCAAAACGAGCGCCGGCTTGAGGTCCTGCGTACGTGCAGACGACCGCCAGTCGGTAACCGCACGCTTGGTGATGCCGGTCGCTTCGTCGGTCGATTCCGCCAGCGAAGCACCGTCCACCAGATCCTCGTAGCCGACGACGCCGTCGACTTCGGTCAGGATCGGACGGGTATACGGATCCCATTCGGCGATCCGCTGGCCGCGCTTGACCTCGTCGCCATCGTCGACGAACAGACGCGCACCATAGGTGATGCGATGCACCGCCCGTTCCGTGACGCCGTCCTTGTCGATGACCGAAACGGTCATGTTGCGGCCCATCGCCGTCAGGCGGCCATCGGAGTCGCGAACCAGATTGCGGTTCTTGATCTGGATGGTGCCCGAGAAGTTGGTTTCGATGAACGACTGGTCGACCACCTGCGCCGTACCGCCGATGTGGAAGGTACGCATGGTGAGCTGGGTGCCCGGCTCGCCGATCGACTGCGCCGCGATGACGCCGACCGCTTCGCCCATGTTGACCGGCGTACCACGCGCCAGGTCGCGGCCGTAGCACTTGCCGCAAACGCCGGTGACGGTGTTGCAGGTCAGCACCGAACGGATCTTCATCGCCTGGATGCCGGACGCCTCGATCTGCTCGACATGCGGCTCCTCAATCAGCCCGCCGACCGGAATGATCATCTCGCCCGTCGCCGGGTCGATGACGTCTTCCGCCGCCGTACGGCCAAGCACGCGCTGACCGAGCGAGGCGACGACGTGACCGGAATCGACGACCGACTGCATGGTCAGGCCGCGGTCGGTACCGCAATCGTACTCGGTGACGATCGAGTCCTGCGCCACGTCGACGAGACGACGGGTCAGGTAACCCGAGTTCGCCGTCTTCAGCGCGGTGTCGGCCAGACCCTTACGGGCACCGTGGGTCGAGTTGAAGTACTCGAGAACCGACAGGCCTTCCTTGAAGTTCGAGATGATCGGCGTCTCGATGATCTCGCCCGACGGCTTGGCCATCAGGCCGCGCATGCCGGCGAGCTGCTTCATCTGCGCCGGAGAACCACGGGCGCCGGAGTGGCTCATCATGTAGATCGAGTTGATCTGCTTCTGCCGGTTGGTCTCTTCGTCACGCTGGACCGCGGAAATGCGCTTCATCATTTCCTCGGCGACCCGATCGGTGCACTTCGCCCAGGCGTCGACGACCTTGTTGTACTTCTCGCCCTGGGTGATCAGGCCGTCATTGTACTGCTGCTCGTAATCCTTCGCGAGCTGACGGGTCTCTTCGACCAGGCGTTCCTTGGTGTCCGGAATGACCATGTCGTCCTTGCCGAACGAAATGCCGGCGCGGAACGCGCGGTTGAAGCCGAGCGCCATGATGCGGTCGCAGAAAATGACCGTCTCCTTCTGACCGCAGGCCCGATAGACCGAGTCGATCATTTTGGAGATTTCCTTCTTCGTCATCAGCCTGTTGCAGATGTCGAAGGGCACCTCATGGTGCTTCGGCAGATTGTCGGCGATCAGCAGGCGGCCCGGCGTCGTCTCGTGGATGGCCGACACCTGATTGCCCTCGGCGTCGACCGTCTTGAACCGGCCGCGCACCTTCGCGTGCAGCGACACGGCGCCGGAATCGAGCGCGTGATGCAGCTCGGCCATGTTGCCGAACAGCATGCCCTCGCCCGGCTCGTTTTCCGCCATCTGCGAAACGTAGTAGAGGCCGAGCACGATATCCTGCGACGGCACGATGATCGGCTGACCATTGGCCGGGTGCAGGATGTTGTTGGTCGACATCATCAGCACGCGCGCTTCAAGCTGCGCTTCGAGCGACAGCGGCACGTGGACGGCCATCTGATCACCGTCGAAGTCGGCGTTGAATGCCGCGCAGACGAGCGGATGCAGCTGGATCGCCTTGCCTTCGATCAGCACCGGCTCGAACGCCTGAATGCCGAGGCGATGCAGCGTCGGGGCACGGTTCAGAAGAACCGGATGTTCGCGGATGACCTCGTCGAGGATATCCCAGACTTCCGGCTTTTCCTTTTCGACCAGCTTTTTGGCCTGCTTGACCGTGGACGAATAGCCCTTCGCATCGAGCCGCGAATAGATGAACGGCTTGAACAGTTCGAGCGCCATCTTCTTCGGCAGGCCGCACTGGTGCAGCTTCAGCTCCGGGCCGACCACGATGACCGAACGGCCCGAGTAGTCGACGCGCTTGCCGAGAAGGTTCTGGCGGAAGCGGCCCTGCTTGCCCTTCAGCATATCGCTGAGCGACTTCAGCGGACGCTTGTTGGCGCCGGTGATGACGCGGCCGCGACGGCCGTTGTCGAACAGGGCATCGACGGATTCCTGCAGCATCCGCTTTTCGTTGCGGATGATGATGTCCGGCGCGCGCAGCTCGATCAGCCGCTTCAGACGGTTGTTACGGTTGATGACGCGGCGGTACAGATCGTTCAGATCCGACGTCGCGAAGCGGCCGCCGTCGAGCGGAACCAGCGGACGCAGATCCGGCGGAATGACCGGAACGACGGTCATGATCATCCATTCCGGCTTGTTGCCGGATTCGATGAACGCCTCGATCAGCTTCAGCCGCTTGGCCAGCTTCTTCGGCTTCAGCTCGGTCGTCGCCTCGGCGATCTCGACGCGCAGCTGGTCGGCCAGCTTCGGCAGGTCGAGCGCCATCATCATCTCGCGGATCGCTTCCGCACCGATCATCGCCGTGAACGAGTCCTCACCATACTCTTCCTGAGTGTGGAGATACTCTTCCTCGGACAGCAGCTGGTTCTGCTTGAGCGGCGTCAGGCCCGGCTCGATGACGACGTAGTTCTCGAAGTACAGGATGCGCTCGAGATCTTTCAGCGTCATGTCCATCAGCATGCCGATACGGCTCGGCAGCGACTTCAGGAACCAGATATGCGCGACCGGCGCGGCCAGCTCGATGTGGCCCATGCGCTCGCGGCGCACCCGGCTGAGCGTGACTTCAACGCCGCACTTTTCGCAGATGACGCCCTTGTACTTCATCCGCTTGTACTTGCCGCACAAGCACTCGTAGTCCTTGATGGGGCCGAAAATCCGCGCGCAGAACAGGCCGTCCCGCTCCGGCTTGAAGGTCCGGTAGTTGATCGTTTCCGGCTTCTTGATCTCACCGAAAGACCACGACAGGATCTTCTCCGGGCTGGAGATGGAGATCCGGATCTGGTCGAACGTCTGTGCCTGAGCCTGCGGATTGAAAAGGTTCATGACCTCTTGATTCATCGGCTCTGTCTCCTTCGCTGCGGTTGCCGGTGCCATCCGCCGCTCGTCTGGCACCCACCGCGCTCATCGCAAAATTGAAATCGTCGAAATCCGGCGACGCGGAGGATTACTCCGCCGCGTCGGCCGTGGATTCGTCGTCGCCGCCTTCGATCGCTGGCTGCTTGGTACTGGTCAGCTCGACATTGAGGCCGAGCGAACGCATTTCCTTCACAAGCACGTTGAACGATTCCGGAATGCCAGCCTCGAACGTGTCGTCGCCGCGAACGATGGCTTCGTAGACCTTGGTCCGGCCGGCCACGTCGTCCGACTTCACCGTCAGCATTTCCTGCAGCGTGTACGCCGCGCCGTAAGCCTCCAGCGCCCACACTTCCATTTCACCGAAGCGCTGACCGCCGAACTGCGCCTTACCGCCCAGCGGCTGCTGGGTGACCAGGCTGTACGGACCGATCGAACGGGCATGGATCTTGTCGTCGACCAGATGGTGCAGCTTCAGCATGTAAATATAGCCGACAGTCACCTTACGGTCGAACTGCTCACCGGTACGGCCGTCGAACAGCGTCACCTGACCGCTCGCGTCGAGACCTGCCAGCTCAAGCATATCAACGACATCGGGCTCATGCGCACCGTCGAAGACCGGCGTCGCGATTGCCACACCCTTGGTCATCTGGTCGCCGAGACGCAGCAGCGAATCGTCGTCGAGCTTTTCGATCTCGAGATCGCTGTGCTTGGTGTCGTAGACCTCGGCAATGGTCTTGCGCAGCGGTGCGATGTCGTGCTCGCGCCTGTAGGCGTCGATCATGTCACCGATCTTGCGGCCAAGGCCCGCACAGGCCCAACCCAGATGGGTTTCCAGGATCTGCCCGACGTTCATTCGACTTGGCACGCCAAGTGGATTGAGAACGATGTCGACATGCTCGCCATTGTCGAGGAATGGCATGTCCTCGACCGGAACGATCTTCGACACGACACCCTTGTTGCCGTGACGGCCGGCCATCTTGTCGCCCGGCTGGATCTTGCGCTTCACCGCGACGAAGACCTTGACCATCTTCATCACGCCCGGCGGCAGCTCGTCGCCACGCTGCAGTTTCTCGACCTTGTCGATGAACCGCTGTTCCAGACGCTTGCGCGACTCGTCGTACTGATTGCGCAGCGCCTCGATCTCGCTCATCAGCTTCTCGTCGGCGACGGCAACCTGCCACCACTGGCTGCGCGGATATTCCGACAGCGAGGCGTGGTCGACAATGGCGCCCTTCTTGAAGCCCTTCGGACCGGCCGAAGCTTCCTTGCCGTTCAGCATCTCGATGAGACGACCGTAGACGTTGCGATCGAGGATCGCCTGTTCGTCGTCGCGGTCCTTGGCGAGGCGTTCTATTTCTTCGCGCTCGATCGCCATCGCGCGCTCGTCCTTCTCCACGCCATGGCGGTTGAAGACGCGCACTTCGACGACGGTACCGGCAACACCCGGCGGCAGACGCAGCGAGGTATCGCGCACGTCGGAGGCCTTTTCACCGAAGATCGCCCGCAGGAGCTTTTCTTCCGGCGTCATCGGGCTTTCGCCCTTCGGCGTGATCTTGCCGACCAGGATGTCGCCCGGATGCACTTCGGCGCCGATATAGACGATGCCGGCTTCGTCGAGGTTCTTCAGCGCTTCTTCCGAGACGTTCGGAATATCGCGGGTGATTTCCTCGGGGCCGAGCTTGGTGTCGCGGGCCATCACCTCGAATTCCTCGATATGGATCGAGGTGAACACGTCGTCGCGAACGATGCGTTCGGACAACAGGATCGAGTCTTCGAAGTTGTAGCCGTTCCACGGCATGAACGCGACGAGCACGTTGCGGCCGAGCGCCAGATCGCCGAGCTCCGTCGACGGGCCGTCGGCGATGATGTCGCCCTTGTGGATGACGTCACCGACGGTGACCAGCGGACGCTGGTTGATGCAGGTGTTCTGGTTCGAACGCTGGAACTTCATCAGCCGGTAGATGTCGACGCCCGACTTCGACGGGTCGAGATCTTCCGTGGCGCGGATGACGATACGCGTCGCGTCGACCTGGTCGACCACGCCGCTGCGACGGGCAGCGATCGCCGCACCCGAGTCGCGGGCAACGATCGGTTCCATGCCGGTGCCGACCAGCGGCGCATCGGCGCGCACCAGCGGCACGGCCTGACGCTGCATGTTCGAGCCCATCAGAGCGCGGTTGGCGTCATCGTTTTCCAGGAACGGGATCAGGGCCGCAGCGACCGAAACGAGCTGTTTCGGCGACACGTCCATGTAGTCGACCTTGTCCGACGTGACCATGATCACGTCGCCGGCATGACGGCAGACGATCAGTTCGCCGGCCAGCTTGCCGTTTTCGTCAACTTCCACATTCGCCTGGGCGACGTGGTGCTTGGCCTCTTCCATCGCCGACAGATAGGCGACTTCGTTGGTCAGCTGACCGTCGCGCACACGCCGGTACGGGCTTTCGATGAAGCCGTACTTGTTGACGCGGGCAAAGGTCGCCAGCGAGTTGATGAGGCCGATGTTCGGGCCTTCCGGCGTCTCAATCGGACAGATGCGGCCGTAATGGGTCGGATGCACGTCGCGGACTTCGAAGCCCGCCCGCTCGCGGGTCAGACCGCCCGGGCCAAGAGCCGACAGGCGGCGCTTGTGGGTGATTTCCGACAGCGGGTTGGTCTGGTCCATGAACTGCGACAGCTGCGAGGAACCGAAGAACTCGCGCACGGCGGCGGCCGCCGGCTTGGCGTTGATCAGATCCTGCGGCATGACGGTGTCGATCTCGACCGACGACATGCGCTCCTTGATCGCGCGCTCCATGCGCAGCAGACCGACGCGGTACTGATTTTCCATCAGCTCGCCGACCGAACGAACACGGCGGTTGCCGAGATTGTCGATGTCGTCGATTTCGCCCTTGCCATCGCGCAGTTCGACAAGCGTGCGGATCACCGCAACGATGTCCTCGCGGCGCAGCACGCGCACCGTGTCCTCGGCGTCAAGGTCGAGACGCATGTTCATCTTCACGCGGCCGACGGCCGACAGGTCGTAGCGCTCGGGATCGAAGAACAGCGAGTGGAACATGGCTTCCGCCGTGTCCGGGGTCGGCGGTTCGCCCGGGCGCATCACCCGGTAGATGTCGAACAGCGCGTCCTCGCGGGCTTCGTTCTTGTCGGCGGCCAGCGTGTTGCGGATATAGGCGCCGGTGTTGACGTGGTCGATGTCGAGCACCGGAATCTCGGTGTACCCATACTCCACCAGGTCGTGCAGCATCTTGACGGTCAATTCGTCTCCAGCTTCGGCATAGACCTCACCGGTTTGCGCGTTGACGATGTCTTCCGCCAAATAGCGACCGGCGAGTTCCTCGTCGCTGACGCTGATGGCGGTCACGCCCTTCTCGCCGATCAGGCGCGCCTGGCGCGCGGTCAGCTTGCGTCCGGCCTCGAGGATGACCTCGCCGCTGTCGGCATCGACGAGATCCGTCGTGCCCTTGTAGCCCTTCATGCGCTGCGCGTCGTACGGCATCCGCCATGCATCGCCCGAACGGGTGTACTGGATCCGGCCGTAGAACAGATCGAGGATGTCGTTGGGATCGAAGCCGAGCGCATACAGCAGCGACGTCACCGGAATCTTGCGGCGACGGTAGATACGCGCATAGACGATGTCCTTGGCGTCGAACTCGATGTCGAGCCAGGAACCGCGATACGGGATGATACGGGCGGCAAACAGCAGCTTGCCCGACGAGTGGGTCTTGCCCTTGTCGTGGTCGAAGAACACGCCCGGCGAACGGTGCATCTGACTGACGATGACGCGCTCGGTGCCGTTGATGATGAAGGTACCGTTCGACGTCATGAAGGGCATGTCGCCCATATAGACGTCCTGCTCCTTGATGTCCTTGACCGACTTGGCGCCGGTTTCTTCGTCGACATCGAACACGATCAGGCGCAGCGTCACCTTGAGCGGTGCCGAGAAGGTCATGCCCCGTTGGCGGCACTCGTCGACGTCGTATTTCGGCGCCTCGAACTCATAGGAGACGAACTCCAGAAGAGAGGCCCCCGAGAAATCCGAAATCGGGAAAACAGACTTGAAGACGGCCTGAAGCCCTTCCTCGCCGCGCCCGCCATTGGGCTCGTCGACCTGAAGGAACTGATCGTACGAGGCCTTCTGGACCTCGATCAGGTTAGGCATCTCGGCAACTTCGCGAATGGTACCGAAATACTTGCGAACGCGTCTGCGACCGTTGAACGTCTGTGTCATTCTCGCTCCTCGCATCGCCCAAAAAGGGAAGGCTGTCCGGGTGACCGCTCCGGCGCGGCGCG
This region includes:
- a CDS encoding elongation factor Tu; amino-acid sequence: MAKAKFERTKPHVNIGTVGHVDHGKTTLTAAI
- the fusA gene encoding elongation factor G, with translation MSRTHPIEDYRNFGIMAHIDAGKTTTTERILFYTGRSHKIGEVHDGAATMDWMEQEQERGITITSAATTTSWNGKRLNIIDTPGHVDFTIEVERSLRVLDGAIALLDANAGVEPQTETVWRQADKYKVPRMIFVNKMDKIGADYYRCLDMIVKRLGATPMVLQLPIGAESEFRGCVDLIKMKAIVWDEESLGAKFHEEDIPADLADKAVEYREKMIETAVEIDEAAMEAYLEGEEPSVETLKALIRKGTCQNMFVPILCGTAFKNKGVQPLLDAVVDFLPSPVEVPAIRGIDAKTEEETVRKSSDDEPLSMLAFKIMNDPFVGSLTFARIYSGKLETGISLLNSVKEKRERIGRMLQMHSNHREDIKEAYAGDIVAIAGLKDTTTGDTLCDPLKPVILERMEFPDPVIEIAIEPKTKADQEKMGIALNRLAAEDPSFRVKTDEESGQTIMAGMGELHLDILVDRMKREFKVEANIGQPQVAYRETITKQAEVDYTHKKQTGGSGQFARVKIVLEPGEAGAGFQFESKIVGGNVPREYIPGVQKGVESVMTSGVLAGFPMVDVKVTLIDGAYHDVDSSVLAFEIASRAAFREGIHKAGPKLLEPMMKVEVVTPEEYMGDVIGDLNSRRGQITGTENRGIVTVVSAMVPLANMFGYVNSLRSMSQGRAQYSMVFDHYEQVPQAVADEVQARYA
- a CDS encoding 30S ribosomal protein S7 produces the protein MSRRHRAEKREINPDPKFGDIIVTKFMNSVMRHGKKSTAESIVYGAFDIIEEKMRNDPIEVFHQALENVMPAVEVRSRRVGGATYQVPVEVRTDRRQALAIRWLIGAARSRNEKTMVERLSGELLDASNNRGTAVKKREDTHRMAEANRAFSHYRW
- a CDS encoding 30S ribosomal protein S12 translates to MPTIQQLIRKPRTDKPKRNKVPAMEACPQKRGVCTRVYTTTPKKPNSALRKVAKVRLTNGFEVIGYIPGQGHNLQEHSVVMIRGGRVKDLPGVRYHIIRGVLDTQGVKDRKQRRSKYGAKRPK
- the rpoC gene encoding DNA-directed RNA polymerase subunit beta', translated to MNQEVMNLFNPQAQAQTFDQIRISISSPEKILSWSFGEIKKPETINYRTFKPERDGLFCARIFGPIKDYECLCGKYKRMKYKGVICEKCGVEVTLSRVRRERMGHIELAAPVAHIWFLKSLPSRIGMLMDMTLKDLERILYFENYVVIEPGLTPLKQNQLLSEEEYLHTQEEYGEDSFTAMIGAEAIREMMMALDLPKLADQLRVEIAEATTELKPKKLAKRLKLIEAFIESGNKPEWMIMTVVPVIPPDLRPLVPLDGGRFATSDLNDLYRRVINRNNRLKRLIELRAPDIIIRNEKRMLQESVDALFDNGRRGRVITGANKRPLKSLSDMLKGKQGRFRQNLLGKRVDYSGRSVIVVGPELKLHQCGLPKKMALELFKPFIYSRLDAKGYSSTVKQAKKLVEKEKPEVWDILDEVIREHPVLLNRAPTLHRLGIQAFEPVLIEGKAIQLHPLVCAAFNADFDGDQMAVHVPLSLEAQLEARVLMMSTNNILHPANGQPIIVPSQDIVLGLYYVSQMAENEPGEGMLFGNMAELHHALDSGAVSLHAKVRGRFKTVDAEGNQVSAIHETTPGRLLIADNLPKHHEVPFDICNRLMTKKEISKMIDSVYRACGQKETVIFCDRIMALGFNRAFRAGISFGKDDMVIPDTKERLVEETRQLAKDYEQQYNDGLITQGEKYNKVVDAWAKCTDRVAEEMMKRISAVQRDEETNRQKQINSIYMMSHSGARGSPAQMKQLAGMRGLMAKPSGEIIETPIISNFKEGLSVLEYFNSTHGARKGLADTALKTANSGYLTRRLVDVAQDSIVTEYDCGTDRGLTMQSVVDSGHVVASLGQRVLGRTAAEDVIDPATGEMIIPVGGLIEEPHVEQIEASGIQAMKIRSVLTCNTVTGVCGKCYGRDLARGTPVNMGEAVGVIAAQSIGEPGTQLTMRTFHIGGTAQVVDQSFIETNFSGTIQIKNRNLVRDSDGRLTAMGRNMTVSVIDKDGVTERAVHRITYGARLFVDDGDEVKRGQRIAEWDPYTRPILTEVDGVVGYEDLVDGASLAESTDEATGITKRAVTDWRSSARTQDLKPALVLLDAKGEVSKTPKGSDARYLLSPEVILSVDPGSQVKAGDVLARIPLESAKTRDITGGLPRVAELFEARRPKDHAIIAEISGTIRFGRDYKNKRRVYIEPEEEGLEPVEYLLPKGKHLHLQDGDAIEKGEYILDGNPAPHDILAIKGVEALASYLVDEIQEVYRLQGVGINDKHIEVIVRQMLQKVEITDAGETGLINGDQIDRIELDEINAKAEEEGRKPAHANPVLLGITKASLQTRSFISAASFQETTRVLTEAAVSGKSDTLEGLKENVIVGRLIPAGTGGMINRIRQVANQRDDLILEERRKEQAATVNAALEDLTPATPVE